The segment agaaacaattaattctttattgcattgtttagcaacagttctcccggacttgggctatttttagacagttgacgtcacttcgtgacgtttcgtaaaccaaagatggcgtcggagacagtcaaagcgCGGTTGCGTAGCGTACAATGGCAACAAAGATAGAAGTAAACCCGTCTAAAGCTGTCACGGCCACTAAAtctgctgagaagagaaagtggactcCTTTTCTTCATCACCACGCAGCATCAGCGCTGGGTCGcgctgaaagaaagattgttttcgtcagaggcccatcgcttcaaattgagaaccaagtacatagagattacacaacgtcatcgagtgagggaccaaaaaatattgaaactctcggatgatttttttgtgtggtatcaacctcgaccgtagtttggtccctcacaagatgacgtttgtgtaatttgtgtatacaatgatgacgacaaagacaaaaattaaaacaaaaacaacacgaactctTTTCCATCGAGGAATGGTGGAAGGAAAATAGTGTGGCGTGTCTTTGGTTTTAGTGGCTTACAAAATGGTATTCGTGAATAAAGTttcgattcttttattttgattttgaaagaaaaaattaGAGCCGACACAATGCAAACCTGGAAATCACGGTAGAAGCCACTTTCGCGTTCAGTTTGCTTGATCAAGAACTTGTGCGACAGCCATTGTGTAACCAGGAAGTGACGTATCTTTAGCTACACTTGACGTCATTTCAaccttttagagagagagagagagtgagtgagagagagagagagagagagagagagagagagagagagaacacgcaTAGTTGATTAACGCAAATTTATTGcaatgaaacaaacaagaacacgaACACTTTCTTTGCTTGAAATATAAATTCGTTCCAGTTTATCATGGATTCTTGTCATTGGGCCTCATCAACTTAggagtaaaaaaaagaagaaaaaaacaaccacacacacgtacacaacttAATGTAACTGAATGGAATTTGGTGCTCTgcaactgaagacgaataagaaACTCATTGCGGCATTGTGAAATTGAGATTGAAAACTCCTCCATGAATGGGCGCATCAAAGGTCACTGCTGGCTGGCGGAGTGTGTTTCCGCCTAAGGCCGAGGCACTGGAATCTGCGTCATCAGTAGTTGACGTCATAGCTCCCAACTTTGAGACTGTGCAAGTGCGCGTGGTTGACAGAATTCGGGAAACTTGCAGTTGCTGGTTGTCGGACATTTTCGCGTAACTGAGTACAGACTGAATGTGTTTATGTCCTGATTTCTCCATTATATGGGTTGGGGGAACTCCAGAATCATTGAGCTTCTGTAGCAGCGTCTTCCTCGCCGAGGTACCCGAGATTCGTTTACTTGTGGTGGAAGATATCTCGGACGCGGCCGCCATTTCTTTCATCAAACTGCCGATTGTGTTCACTCCCATCGGCATTGCACGAAACCATTGTTTGCCTGGTTTCGGATCATGGACGCATGTGAGGTAGAACGGATAGTTGGAGCCGCATGTTTCTGCAGGGCGAAGAGAGGCATATTTCTCGAAGATCTTCACAGGGCACCGCTCAGGGTTTTCAACATCTTCATACGCTCGCGGTTTTGCCCTGACATCCTGCCTGGAGACCCCTGTTCTTGTTTTCGTGGTTCGCTCGTTGAATTCCAAGAAGCGGTGGCCACTGCTGTCCATCTGAACAGTTACGTCGGACCAGCACATCTGGCGATGTTCGGTTCTTGCCCGCATTCCAAAGTGGAGGCAGTTCAACCACCACAGGGTGTTGATTATGGCTCTTGGTGTGGACACTCCCAACTGACCAGAGTCCCACAGTGTTTCCACCTCTTCGTCCGTTAGTGCACACGCTCTTTGAGGTAAGTTTCCTTTCCCTGCTGATTTcagctttttttgtttgctttttgcaaCTGCTCGAACGTTTTCAAACAGCGTATCATTGCTGGAAAAAATCTTGCCTTTTCCGTTCGCTGCCATGTGCCGATCGACGGCGGACAGAAATCCTCGAATCGTACCTGGTTCATATTCATCTCCATCTTCGCGTTTCACCGTTGTAAGAAACTTGACAAGAATGTTTGCAACAAGTTTTGGATCCTCAATTTTCGCTATATCAGCTGATCTCATCTGTTTTGCAAACTCTTCGGTTTGAAGAATGAAATCTGAAATCAGCCGTATCACATGttcagtttttcttttggtGTTGGCGTTTTCTGTATCGGTGATGAGAGCGTTCACATCGTCATCAGTCACTTTCTCGAATCTCCTTTTTTTGGGCGCAGCGGCCATTAAATTTTCGTCCTCTTCATTGAAGTCTTCTAAGAAAAAGTCGCttatcaaatcaaaatcgccGTCCATCTTGACGAACGAACGTTGGCGTGTGAATACACAACCggaaatagatctagatctaaattgatctctatgacccgtgccttgataccattgagatcataggagatgcacagcagtgccgataccaggtttctttagcttcactttaaaatgatatcagaacgatagttattcacttgaaagtgaacacaggagagttgtatacaaaGGGGATACTGAACTCGCCAAAGTTTTGCTGGACACGTGAGTACATAGGCCTATTAAAAAATTATATGTACTTGTAGCTAATgtcagctgaagcctgtggccttattcttgcgaatatgtgctgtgagagatcgTATATTTCCGCCTGCGCGATTTCCGaaaaaacatccactttcactttgagactgttctgtttacattcgacactatcaacaccagtttgcaatactgaaataaatttttctgtgttcgaaagctacagccaatcgttattatatccccttaggtacagttttataacattattggcacatgtaaacaatatgaattaattaatgaacgctacgaatatggcagcctttaacaaTGACTTTATAGGCAAGCTGAACGGTGTGGGTGTATTTTTCTCAGAAGCCCTTATTGCCGCTTGctctattgttgttgttgtcgttaaGAGCACCCGCCCACTTGCATGCGTATCAAAAACTACAGTCTGTCTGGTGACGTCACTTCCTGTCTGGCCCTATTTTCTTACacatgttgttggaacaagacGTGACCTTTACTTACTCTCCACGGCATCACACATGTCTGCATAATTTTGACGAGCAGTATTTTTGTTCCAGGTGATAAATATGAAGGATGAAGCGGCGAAACAGACCGCCGAAAAATCCTATTATTACCCATACACTCATTCGGGGATTATCGGACCAGTTTTGGACTCGGGAAAGTATTAAAGCTCGGTTTATACAGAGCGCGAACGCGAATGCGGTTTTTCGTCCTGGaatattttggtcatttgtaGAGGAACCGTTCAAATAGAGTGCGAACGCGAAAAAAAATTTGTTCGCGCGAACGACCGCCTTGATTGCCCCCAGAGCGAATTTTCTCAGGAGGTCGCGCGGCTTTTTTGCTATCAACCAATCAGCAGGTACTTCCCTTCCATCATTTCCACAAATAGAAACTTGTACGCCTGACCGTTCCAAGAAAAAGCTAGGCACTAGCGTCAGTCTAGTTTGCTTGTGAAGTTTGGAGAAGAATGGACAAGACAATGGACAAGACAGAAGCCATGATTCTTGAAATTGAGAAGAATCATGTACTGTATGACAAAGCAGACAAAGATTACAAAGACATCAAGTTCCTCCGTTGTTTTGCGTACAAATACAGTACTATGATCTCCTCCGTGTCTGACTCTACCTGCGCCATGATTCCAAATGACCAAATTTTATCTCTCACAGCAAGAAAAAGACAAGCCGCCTCGAAAGCCGTCGACGGTTTTCCGCGTTCGGGTTCGTGTTCTATTTGAATGGCAAAACTGCTCAAAAGTCGCGTTGGACGCGTTCGCGTTCGCGCTCTGTATAAACGGAGCTTAAGAGCCACACTGCACGGGGTTGTCTGATGATCGCATGAAATTaattattcgtgatttccttcacaatgCAATAGAGAAGAATTTGCAAAAAACAGAAAAGCATATATCTATGGTAGGCaagaaagaaggggggggggggagagagagagacagagagagggagagagagagagacagagagggagagacagacagacagacagacagagacagacagagacaaagagagagagaaagagacaaagagagacagacagacaagcatagacagacagacaggcacacagagattgacacagagagagggggtgggaacGAGAGTGGGGATTGGGGACGGTTTGGGGAGAGAAGGGGCCgagggagactgagagagaacgggagaaacacagagacagacagacaaacacggaATCTGATTTACTGTCTAAacatatgtgtttgtgttggcAACAGACAACGACTCTACCAGCAagttcctttttatat is part of the Littorina saxatilis isolate snail1 linkage group LG15, US_GU_Lsax_2.0, whole genome shotgun sequence genome and harbors:
- the LOC138947979 gene encoding uncharacterized protein KIAA1958 homolog — translated: MDGDFDLISDFFLEDFNEEDENLMAAAPKKRRFEKVTDDDVNALITDTENANTKRKTEHVIRLISDFILQTEEFAKQMRSADIAKIEDPKLVANILVKFLTTVKREDGDEYEPGTIRGFLSAVDRHMAANGKGKIFSSNDTLFENVRAVAKSKQKKLKSAGKGNLPQRACALTDEEVETLWDSGQLGVSTPRAIINTLWWLNCLHFGMRARTEHRQMCWSDVTVQMDSSGHRFLEFNERTTKTRTGVSRQDVRAKPRAYEDVENPERCPVKIFEKYASLRPAETCGSNYPFYLTCVHDPKPGKQWFRAMPMGVNTIGSLMKEMAAASEISSTTSKRISGTSARKTLLQKLNDSGVPPTHIMEKSGHKHIQSVLSYAKMSDNQQLQVSRILSTTRTCTVSKLGAMTSTTDDADSSASALGGNTLRQPAVTFDAPIHGGVFNLNFTMPQ